A stretch of the Xiphophorus couchianus chromosome 15, X_couchianus-1.0, whole genome shotgun sequence genome encodes the following:
- the rdh14b gene encoding retinol dehydrogenase 14b, producing MSTAVIIAAVVGGGVLLLMRRLFPRGKAVKLLQYPTDTMRGKTVIVTGANSGIGKALAGELLKLRARVIMACRDLRSAEDVAQDLKSRAGPEQGEVVIKHLDLASLQSVRNFCEEINKEEPKIDVLVNNAGIYQCPYTKTEDGFEMQFGVNHLGHFLLTHLLLDLLKASSPSRIVVVSSKLYKYGHINFDDLNSEGNYNKAFCYSQSKLANLLFTLELAHQLEGTAVTVNALTPGMVRTRLGRHVQIPLLAKPLFHLASLVFLKSPLEGAQTPLYLACSPEVEGVSGKCFANCEEEELMAKATDKQVAKKLWDISRRMVGLAE from the exons ATGTCAACGGCCGTGATAATAGCCGCTGTTGTTGGCGGCGGGGTTCTGCTCTTAATGCGCCGTCTCTTTCCCCGGGGGAAAGCAGTAAAGCTGCTCCAGTATCCGACCGACACCATGCGTGGAAAGACTGTGATAGTGACTGGGGCTAACAGCGGGATAGGGAAGGCCTTGGCCGGGGAGCTGCTGAAGCTTCGCGCCCGGGTCATCATGGCCTGCCGGGACCTGCGGAGCGCCGAGGACGTAGCCCAGGACCTGAAGAGCCGAGCGGGGCCAGAGCAGGGGGAGGTGGTCATCAAGCACCTGGACTTGGCTTCCCTCCAATCTGTCCGGAATTTTTGTGAGGAAATCAACAAG gAGGAACCTAAGATTGATGTGCTGGTCAACAACGCCGGGATCTATCAGTGTCCCTACACGAAGACAGAAGATGGTTTTGAGATGCAGTTTGGAGTGAATCACCTGGGCCACTTCCTCCTCACTCACCTGCTGCTGGACCTCCTGAAGGCTTCGTCTCCCAGCCGCATTGTCGTCGTTTCCTCCAAACTCTACAAATACGGCCACATCAACTTTGACGACTTGAACAGCGAAGGGAACTACAACAAAGCTTTCTGCTACAGTCAGAGCAAGCTGGCCAACCTGCTGTTCACACTCGAGCTGGCTCATCAGCTCGAGGGCACCGCTGTCACGGTCAACGCCCTCACCCCGGGGATGGTGAGGACCAGACTGGGACGGCACGTCCAAATCCCTCTGCTGGCTAAGCCGCTGTTCCACCTTGCCTCGTTGGTCTTCTTGAAGAGTCCGTTGGAAGGAGCCCAGACGCCGCTCTATCTGGCCTGCTCCCCCGAGGTGGAGGGGGTGTCGGGGAAGTGCTTCGCTAACTGTGAGGAAGAAGAGTTGATGGCCAAAGCTACAGACAAACAGGTGGCCAAGAAGCTGTGGGACATAAGCAGGAGGATGGTTGGACTCGCAGAGTGA